A genome region from Triticum aestivum cultivar Chinese Spring chromosome 2B, IWGSC CS RefSeq v2.1, whole genome shotgun sequence includes the following:
- the LOC123041785 gene encoding uncharacterized protein yields the protein MELIDSGLALMEISMGESSTKTSMKSIREAEQTNLRRIRESQERIRRRQEQLVRDPQPPLRYEFEKAPTDEQEAEDYRQMWEMRFRHNFGSIDAETSLGPVCCTTETNPADALPESCMQIFPIKVTDLNNDLSLPLEVHGFVAARDSVDRKRNYLFRCTRDNCQTLTPKVS from the exons ATGGAGCTCATCGACAGCGGGTTGGCACTGATGGAGATCTCCATGGGCGAGTCCAGTACAAAGACGAGCATGAAGAGCATTAGAGAGGCGGAGCAAACCAATCTGAGGCGCATCAGAGAGTCGCAGGAGAGGATCCGGAGGAGGCAGGAGCAACTTGTTCGCGATCCACAGCCACCTCTTCGCTACGAGTTTGAGAAGGCTCCTACAGATGAGCAGGAGGCTGAGGACTACCGTCAAATGTGGGAGATGCGCTTTCGCCACAATTTCGGTTCAATCGACGCGGAAA CTTCTCTTGGTCCCGTTTGCTGTACAACCGAAACCAACCCAGCAGATGCTCTTCCGGAGAGTTGCATGCAGATCTTCCCCATCAAAGTCACTGACCTAAACAATGATCTCAGCTTGCCACTGGAGGTTCATGGCTTTGTTGCTGCCAGGGACTCGGTAGATCGTAAACGCAACTATCTCTTCAGATGCACCAGGGATAACTGCCAAACCCTCACTCCAAAGGTGAGTTAG